A window of the Teredinibacter franksiae genome harbors these coding sequences:
- a CDS encoding 3-dehydroquinate synthase has translation MPTRHVATRYGLIVALLMIAIVASHLLFEEPVHAFVNHHSSAASNPLGIAVAIFTGLDADILLPIPSSVLSIWAVINYGFISGFVLVWLGMSAACILGYLLGAGAGNRFLMRFFSTQDIHSAQQLTQRYGTGALIFSRAVPVLAEASVVAAGIARMPFAAFLRVTLLSNAGIALAYSAAGAWANASTSFILAFAGSIILPMSALGIFRFVQKLKSSSQHLPQTAFTNDQLNPSFSVNFSYPLSFTQDAFHPQNTLLVSQLRRNRAEDTAIKLQFFVDQEVLNSHPGLTAKIEHYCKHHQLNLQSTPIAIPGGEAAKNHAQIERMHDHMLTDALDRHAYVIAIGGGGLLDAVGYAASTFHRGMRLVRMPTTVLAQNDAGVGVKNGINSNGLKNLLGCFAVPHAIINDAEFLQTLSNRDFRAGFAEAIKVALIRDSRFFYWICEHRAELFNREPKTNHWLIRRCAELHLNQICNGGDPFEMGSARPLDYGHWSAHKLETLTQHELCHGEAVAIGMALDTLYAVEIGLLKRADAEMVLQLLHDLGFNIWHPSLEWVDDEGTSALIKGLEEFRQHLGGRLCITLLTSIGETFEADAIDHLAMLSARDKLKGYSESVLESSNSTPELTV, from the coding sequence ATGCCCACACGCCATGTAGCCACCCGTTATGGGCTTATTGTCGCCCTGTTGATGATCGCAATAGTCGCATCGCACCTACTGTTTGAAGAGCCCGTTCATGCCTTTGTGAACCACCATTCTAGCGCTGCGAGTAACCCGCTAGGCATCGCCGTGGCCATTTTCACTGGCTTAGACGCCGATATTTTGTTACCTATCCCCTCGTCTGTACTGTCCATATGGGCCGTGATTAACTACGGTTTTATTTCGGGTTTTGTGCTGGTCTGGCTAGGTATGAGTGCGGCTTGCATATTGGGCTATCTACTCGGAGCCGGTGCGGGGAATCGCTTCTTAATGCGCTTTTTCTCAACTCAAGATATTCATTCGGCCCAACAGTTGACACAACGCTACGGCACAGGCGCTTTAATCTTTTCTCGAGCAGTACCCGTGCTGGCCGAAGCCAGTGTTGTTGCGGCAGGGATTGCGCGCATGCCCTTCGCCGCATTCCTGCGCGTTACCCTGCTCTCAAACGCGGGTATTGCTTTGGCCTATTCAGCTGCAGGCGCTTGGGCTAACGCCAGCACATCGTTCATTCTCGCCTTCGCTGGCAGCATTATTTTGCCCATGAGCGCACTTGGTATCTTTCGATTTGTACAGAAGCTTAAGTCGTCTAGCCAACATTTACCCCAAACGGCGTTTACCAACGATCAGCTGAACCCTAGCTTTAGTGTCAACTTTAGCTACCCACTAAGCTTCACCCAGGATGCCTTTCACCCTCAAAACACGCTGCTTGTAAGCCAGTTACGACGCAATAGAGCGGAAGATACCGCCATCAAACTACAGTTTTTTGTCGATCAAGAGGTTTTAAATTCTCACCCGGGTTTAACCGCCAAAATTGAACATTACTGTAAACACCATCAGCTGAATCTTCAATCAACGCCTATTGCCATACCGGGTGGCGAAGCCGCAAAAAACCACGCGCAAATCGAGCGTATGCACGATCATATGCTCACCGACGCGCTCGACCGACACGCCTACGTCATTGCTATTGGCGGTGGCGGCTTATTGGATGCTGTGGGCTATGCGGCCTCTACATTTCATCGCGGTATGCGACTGGTGCGTATGCCTACCACCGTACTCGCTCAAAACGACGCCGGGGTAGGCGTTAAAAACGGCATAAACAGTAACGGTCTTAAAAACCTACTCGGTTGTTTTGCCGTACCGCACGCCATCATTAACGATGCGGAATTTTTACAGACATTGAGTAACCGCGATTTCCGCGCTGGTTTTGCCGAAGCCATTAAAGTTGCCCTGATTCGTGACAGCCGCTTTTTTTATTGGATTTGCGAACACCGCGCCGAACTCTTTAATCGCGAACCCAAAACCAACCACTGGCTTATTCGACGTTGCGCGGAGCTGCACCTCAACCAAATTTGCAATGGTGGCGACCCTTTTGAAATGGGCAGTGCGCGGCCATTGGATTACGGCCACTGGAGCGCCCACAAACTTGAGACCCTCACTCAGCACGAACTTTGCCATGGCGAAGCGGTTGCCATCGGCATGGCACTAGACACACTTTACGCAGTAGAAATTGGCCTGTTAAAGCGAGCAGACGCCGAAATGGTTCTTCAGCTATTGCATGATCTAGGCTTTAACATTTGGCACCCTAGCCTGGAGTGGGTAGACGACGAAGGCACTAGCGCACTCATTAAAGGCTTGGAAGAATTTCGTCAGCACCTCGGCGGCCGCTTGTGCATAACGCTGTTAACCAGTATTGGCGAAACCTTTGAGGCCGACGCAATAGATCACTTGGCCATGCTAAGTGCACGCGACAAGTTGAAAGGCTACTCTGAATCTGTGCTGGAAAGCTCCAATTCCACACCCGAACTCACTGTGTAG
- a CDS encoding Lcl C-terminal domain-containing protein, producing the protein MSTIIGLAATALSYAEQTCQLDNMAQTTPSAHFQVNLNQTVTDSATGLMWAQCLVGSTGVNCSQGEATGFTWAQALLAVSAVNNEKPPGGHKDWRLPNIRELSTLAELQCAYPAINLEVFPSTPGSHVWSSSPYHFYTHYSWYVDFGNGAATYDERINPKMLRLVREADAK; encoded by the coding sequence ATGAGCACGATAATAGGTCTGGCAGCCACCGCGCTTAGCTACGCCGAACAAACGTGTCAACTCGACAATATGGCCCAGACAACTCCCAGCGCCCACTTCCAGGTAAATCTAAACCAAACGGTAACCGATAGCGCCACCGGTTTGATGTGGGCCCAGTGCCTTGTTGGCAGCACCGGCGTCAACTGTAGTCAGGGCGAAGCTACAGGTTTTACTTGGGCGCAAGCCCTACTCGCTGTTTCAGCGGTAAATAACGAAAAGCCGCCAGGGGGCCATAAAGACTGGCGCCTACCCAATATTCGCGAACTCAGCACCTTGGCAGAGCTTCAGTGCGCTTACCCTGCCATAAACCTCGAAGTGTTTCCCAGCACTCCGGGGAGCCATGTGTGGTCGTCCTCGCCTTACCACTTTTATACTCACTACTCCTGGTATGTTGATTTCGGCAATGGCGCGGCAACCTACGACGAGCGAATCAACCCTAAAATGCTGCGTTTAGTCCGCGAAGCGGACGCCAAATAG